The following proteins are co-located in the Canis aureus isolate CA01 chromosome X, VMU_Caureus_v.1.0, whole genome shotgun sequence genome:
- the SMC1A gene encoding structural maintenance of chromosomes protein 1A isoform X3, producing the protein MGFLKLIEIENFKSYKGRQIIGPFQRFTAIIGPNGSGKSNLMDAISFVLGEKTSNLRVKTLRDLIHGAPVGKPAANRAFVSMVYSEEGAEDRTFARVIVGGSSEYKINNKVVQLHEYSEELEKLGILIKARNFLVFQGAVESIAMKNPKERTALFEEISRSGELAQEYDKRKKEMVKAEEDTQFNYHRKKNIAAERKEAKQEKEEADRYQRLKDEVVRAQVQLQLFKLYHNEVEIEKLNKELASKNKEIEKDKKRMDKVEDELKEKKKELGKMMREQQQIEKEIKEKDSELNQKRPQYIKAKENTSHKIKKLEAAKKSLQNAQKHYKKRKGDMDELEKEMLSVEKARQEFEERMEEESQSQGRDLTLEENQVKKYHRLKEEASKRAATLAQELEKFNRDQKADQDRLDLEERKKVETEAKIKQKLREIEENQKRIEKLEEYITTSKQSLEEQKKLEGELTEEVEMAKRRIDEINKELNQVMEQLGDARIDRQESSRQQRKAEIMESIKRLYPGSVYGRLIDLCQPTQKKYQIAVTKVLGKNMDAIIVDSEKTGRDCIQYIKEQRGEPETFLPLDYLEVKPTDEKLRELKGAKLVIDVIRYEPPHIKKALQYACGNALVCDNVEDARRIAFGGHQRHKTVALDGTLFQKSGVISGGASDLKAKARRWDEKAVDKLKEKKERLTEELKEQMKAKRKEAELRQVQSQAHGLQMRLKYSQSDLEQTKTRHLALNLQEKSKLESELANFGPRINDIKRIIQSREREMKDLKEKMNQVEDEVFEEFCREIGVRNIREFEEEKVKRQNEIAKKRLEFENQKTRLGIQLDFEKNQLKEDQDKVHMWEQTVKKDENEIEKLKKEEQRHMKIIDETMAQLQDLKNQHLAKKSEVNDKNHEMEEIRKKLGGANKEMTHLQKEVTAIETKLEQKRSDRHNLLQACKMQDIKLPLSKGTMDDISQEEGSSQGEDSVSGSQRTSSIYAREALIEIDYGDLCEDLKDAQAEEEIKQEMNTLQQKLNEQQSVLQRIAAPNMKAMEKLESVRDKFQETSDEFEAARKRAKKAKQAFEQIKKERFDRFNACFESVATNIDEIYKALSRNSSAQAFLGPENPEEPYLDGINYNCVAPGKRFRPMDNLSGGEKTVAALALLFAIHRYLPPGALRLPAPIWTDCSVGLQHNCHPGTSLHYSSGLDPIFPGPHIFLFLSLLLCSGLCGCFPTSIPLLSRCITTIQFEWD; encoded by the exons GTAAGTCAAATCTCATGGATGCAATCAGCTTTGTGTTGGGTGAGAAAACCAGCAACCTGCGAGTAAAGACCTTGAGGGACCTGATCCACGGAGCACCTGTGGGCAAGCCAGCTGCCAACCGGGCCTTTGTCAGCATGGTCTACTCTGAGGAGGGTGCTGAGGACCGCACCTTTGCTCGTGTCATTGTTG GGGGTTCCTCTGAGTACAAGATCAACAACAAAGTGGTCCAGCTACATGAGTACAGTGAGGAATTAGAGAAGTTGGGCATTCTCATCAAAGCTCGTAACTTCCTCGTCTTCCAG GGTGCTGTAGAATCTATTGCCATGAAGAACCCCAAAGAGAGGACAGCTCTATTTGAAGAGATCAGTCGCTCTGGGGAGTTGGCCCAGGAATATGACAAGCGAAAGAAGGAAATGGTAAAGGCTGAAGAGGACACACAGTTTAATTACCATCGCAAAAAAAACATCGCGGCTGAACGCAAGGAAGCCaaacaggagaaagaagag GCTGACCGCTACCAGCGCCTGAAGGATGAGGTGGTGCGAGCTCAGGTGCAGCTGCAGCTCTTTAAGCTTTATCACAACGAAGTGGAAATTGAGAAACTCAATAAGGAACTGGCCTCTAAGAACAAGGAGATCGAGAAGGACAAGAAGCGAATGGACAAGGTAGAGGatgagctgaaggagaagaagaaggagctGGGCAAAATGATGCGGGAGCAGCAGCAGATTGAGAAGGAGATCAA GGAGAAGGACTCAGAGCTGAACCAGAAGCGGCCTCAGTATATCAAAGCCAAGGAGAATACCTCCCACAAAATCAAGAAGCTGGAAGCAGCCAAAAAGTCCCTACAGAATGCTCAGAAGCATTACAAGAAGCGTAAAGGTGATATGGATGAGCTGGAAAAGGAGATGCTGTCAGTAGAGAAAGCCCGGCAGGAGTTTGAGGAACGGATGGAAGAGGAGAGTCAGAGTCAGGGCAGAGACTTGACCTTGGAGGAGAATCAA GTGAAGAAATACCATCGGTTGAAAGAAGAAGCCAGCAAGAGAGCGGCTACCTTGGCCCAGGAGCTAGAGAAGTTCAATCGGGATCAGAAAGCTGACCAGGACCGGCTGGATTTGGAAGAGCGGAAGAAAGTAGAGACAGAG GCTAAGATCAAGCAAAAGCTGCGGGAGATTGAAGAGAATCAGAAACGGATTGAGAAACTAGAGGAATACATCACCACTAGCAA GCAGTCCCTAGAGGAGCAGAAGAAGTTAGAGGGGGAGCTGACAGAGGAGGTGGAGATGGCCAAGCGGCGTATTGATGAGATCAACAAAGAGCTGAACCAGGTGATGGAACAGCTGGGGGATGCCCGTATTGACCGCCAGGAGAGCAGCCGCCAACAGCGAAAGGCAGAGATTATGGAAAGCATCAAGCGCCTGTACCCTGGCTCTGTG TATGGCCGCCTCATTGACCTCTGTCAGCCTACACAAAAGAAGTACCAGATTGCTGTAACCAAAGTTTTGGGAAAGAACATGGATGCCATTATCGTGGACTCTGAGAAGACAGGTCGGGACTGCATTCAGTACATCAAGGAACAGCGTGGGGAGCCTGAGACCTTCTTGCCTCTTGACTACCTGGAG GTGAAACCTACAGATGAGAAGCTCCGGGAACTGAAGGGGGCCAAGCTGGTGATTGATGTGATTCGCTATGAGCCACCCCACATCAAAAAGGCCCTGCAGTATGCTTGTGGCAATGCCCTTGTCTGTGACAATGTGGAAGATGCTCGTCGCATTGCCTTTGGAGGCCACCAGCGTCACAAG ACAGTGGCACTGGATGGGACCTTGTTCCAGAAGTCAGGGGTGATCTCTGGTGGGGCCAGTGATTTGAAGGCCAAGGCTCGGCGATGGGATGAGAAAGCAGTAGATAAgttgaaagagaagaaggagcgGTTGACAGAGGAGCTGAAA GAACAGATGAAGGCAAAGCGGAAGGAAGCAGAGCTACGTCAGGTGCAGTCTCAGGCCCACGGACTGCAGATGCGGCTCAAGTACTCACAGAGTGACCTGGAACAGACCAAGACACGACATCTAGCCCTGAATCTACAG GAAAAATCCAAACTGGAGAGTGAGCTAGCCAACTTTGGGCCTCGCATTAATGATATCAAGAGGATCATCCAGAGCCGAGAGAGGGAAATGAAAGACTTGAAGGAGAAAATGAACCAG GTAGAAGATGAGGTGTTTGAAGAGTTTTGTCGGGAGATTGGTGTGCGCAACATCCGGGAGTTTGAGGAAGAGAAGGTGAAGCGGCAGAACGAAATTGCCAAGAAGCG TTTGGAATTTGAGAATCAGAAGACTCGCTTGGGCATCCAGTTGGATTTTGAAAAGAACCAACTGAAAGAAGACCAGGATAAAGTACACATGTGGGAGCAGACAgtgaaaaaggatgaaaatgagATAGAAAAGCTCAAGAAG GAGGAGCAAAGACACATGAAGATCATAGATGAGACCATGGCCCAGCTGCAAGACCTGAAGAATCAGCACCTGGCCAAGAAGTCGGAGGTGAATGACAAGAATCATGAGATGGAGGAGATTCGTAAGAAACTGGGGGGCGCCAACAA GGAAATGACCCATTTACAGAAGGAGGTGACAGCCATTGAGACCAAGCTGGAACAGAAACGCAGTGACCGCCACAACCTGCTGCAGGCCTGCAAGATGCAGGACATCAAGTTGCCACTGTCTAAGGGCACTATGGATGACATTAGTCAGGAAGAG GGTAGCTCTCAGGGGGAGGATTCAGTGAGTGGTTCCCAGCGAACTTCCAGCATCTATGCACGAGAGGCCCTCATCGAGATTGACTACGGTGACCTGTGTGAAGATCTGAAG GATGCCCAGGCTGAGGAGGAGATCAAACAGGAGATGAATACACTGCAGCAGAAGCTGAATGAGCAGCAGAGTGTACTCCAGCGTATTGCTGCCCCTAACATGAAAGCCATGGAAAAGCTGGAAAGTGTCCGAGACAAGTTCCAGGAGACCTCAGATG AGTTTGAGGCAGCCCGAAAGCGAGCCAAGAAAGCCAAGCAGGCATTCGAACAGATCAAGAAGGAGCGTTTTGACCGCTTTAATGCTTGCTTTGAATCTGTGGCCACCAACATTGATGAGATCTACAAGGCCCTATCCCGCAACAGCAGTGCCCAG GCATTTCTGGGCCCTGAGAACCCTGAGGAGCCCTACCTAGATGGCATCAACTACAACTGTGTGGCTCCTGGCAAACGCTTCCGGCCTATGGACAACTTGTCAGGGGGGGAGAAAACAGTGGCGGCTCTGGCCTTGCTCTTTGCCATCCACAG